In Gracilinanus agilis isolate LMUSP501 chromosome 1, AgileGrace, whole genome shotgun sequence, the sequence GTGAGGAATTCTTTGTCAGGCACAGGCAGCGCGGTCGCGTTGAGTACAAGGCCCTGGGGAGACTGTACTATGTGAATGGAGGTATAGTCAGGCACAGGCATTTCGGGATTGGAAGGTCCTCCCGCTATTCCAGAACTCACAGCAGTAGTGGTAAGGCTTTCTGTGGTGATGTAAACATCTTCCTGGCTAAAGCTCGGCTCCATCCTGGGCTCTGGCTCAGCATGTGGGGCCATAGAAACACATTTTTTGGCGTCTGCCTCGCAGAAGTAGGTGTTGTCCATGATGAAGTTTCCTTGGCACAGCGAGGCTTCCCGGTGCCCATCACACGGCGATATCCCTGCCTTATTTTTTTGCCCAGGTGAGAGAACGACGCTTCCTGCAGGAGTAATGTCGCTCACCTGGGCATAAAAGTCGATGTTTGCCAGCGAACTCTGGTTGCTCAGCTGAGTGTGGACAGGCAGGCTGGCCGACTCGATCCCGTTGGTGAGAAGTGGTCTTGGCTTGCCGCCTTCCGAAAGGAGGACGCCACTGGGGGGAAGAGTCGTTGGGGCATCGCAGGTGGGAGGTGACTCCTCGTTCTTCGGATCGAGGCATAAAAGATCCGCTTTCCCCTTCATCCTTTGTGAGTGAGCAATGTCTGAAGTCCCATCACAGGAGTCATTGGTACTCAGATCAGTCTCCAGAATGTCTGGCTCATAACAGCTCGTACGTCCAGAGTCGTCATCTTTTGCCCCAAGGTAATTCAGGGATTTCTGGCGGTCACTGCTCAGAAGTCTGTCTGTGTCTGATTCTTCCGTCTTTTCATCAGGATCATCAATATCCAGCTCAATGAACTCAACCCAAGAGTCGTCATTGTAGAATTGAGGCTTATAGCTGTCGTGGCTGGCTAAGATCGTATTTACCTCttctaattttcctttctatagaaatgaaggaaaataaaatactatgaggaaaaattcatttgatcatgtaatttattttattttattttttaaacccttaccttctgtcttagaatcaatgctgtgtattggttccagggcagaagaaaggtaaggattaggtaatgggggtttggtgtcacagctgggaaatgtctgaggccagatttgaatctaggacctcctgtctctaggcctggctctcaatccactgagccacccagctgctgccagtttattttactttttaaaaaaatccttaccttttgtctcagaactgatattgtgtattggttgtaagatagaagaatggtaagggccaggcaatgggggttaagtgtcatagctaggaagtatctgaggccagatttgaacccataatctcccatctctaggcctggctctctatccactgagctaaatAGCTTCCCTGatcatataatttattaaataacttttagaagggaataataaaaacaataaataccaAATGaattatgacaataataataatatcctacATGTAATAAAATACACAAATACATTCAAGAATCTAAGACTTCCTCAGCATAAAATCTTTCTTCTCTAAGACATCATTAACAAGCAttgtaagtatttattatattattatacatattatataccaATGGAGATCACAACCCATTTTTGACTAAATAGATAAGCCTTAGGAAGCTTTCTGACATGGAGATAGTTTGAATAActagaaacaggatttgaacccaagtcttctctgTTCTATGTCACactgcctctagaataaaacaaATACACAAGAGGGAGATAGCCAATAAGGGCTCAGTTCTGGGAGCATGTGTGCTTGATGAGTTTCCTAGAAATAATAATGTGAAATGGAGAGGCTTTGCTCTCTCTTTGTGAGCTTCAGAAAATTGGTGGTGGAGGTGGGAGGAAACCCAGAGGGATCTGAGAGCTGGAGTCTATGCAAGTTTACAAGAGTTTGCAAGTAACTGAGTTTAGTGAGAAATGAAATCCTTGGTGAGCTACTTGACTGAATGTAGCAGTACATAGCAATTGGTTCTTCTACTATGGCTATGCtgtattcagaaatgaaaatgacaGGTGAATGCCTGTAGCAACTTGAGTGACTTCACTCATACATTTGTACTAATTGTTATAGAGGTCTGAGAACTAACTGGCATCTTGAAATTTGTAGTTTAGAAGGACAAGCAATAGCTCTTTGGGCTGAGGGAACAATATAAACATTGATATACACATCAGTGCTTTCTGGCATTCTTCTCTTAGAAAAGTGAGTACTTGAACTTCAAATGGAAAGCTTCATCAACATTGTGATTCAGGGATCAGATCCTTTTTGAGCTTTATCCTGTTTCAGAGCTCTTCTGTCTAACAAAAGCAATCAATTTTTCTCGTGATCAGAATCTTGCTTACCTAAAGGCAAAAATCTGCCTTTGTTCGAATTAATGCATGTTTAGGGTtgcaaaaaaaccaaacatttcaATAATGCTTCCTTGTGCTGAGTTATTTGCTCTTCTTCAGTTTAGAACcatcaattggggttttctttctccctcacatTAGAGAAGCCCTAGAAAGGATCCTTTATTCAAGTGCCCTGAAGAAGCACTGGTCAATCTCCTGAGAGGTGCAtaaccatcatcattattatttattttttattttttaaagtaaaacacttacctttcatcttagaatcaaaactatgtattggttccaaagcagagaagCAGTAAGGGCTtagtaatggggattaagtgacttgccagggtcacacaattaggaagagtctaaggccagatttgaacccaggaccttacatctctaggcttggctcttgatccactgagccacctagctgccccctgccatCATTATAGTTCATGCTAATTTATTTTACTACATATGACACTTGGAATGCTTTtcaattgtgataattagattaagtctacactgcccatctttagtcaccaaagatgagagcaccttccaattctgggaggtcctaacccatgtatGCTAGAGTGAACGACGAATCAGAATCAAGGGTctgccccctacgctttctatgagaagcgtctattgtgattggatacgcaggctaggggaaggcactggaagtgatgcatacGTAACCCCTATAAAaaagggagttgagtgagtgaggtggcttctggtttggtgaaggggacctgagagagctttgctggttcgtgaccaatactgttccacatggtgagtttaaagactgaatcttcctgaacttcattttatagattctgagagtgaagtttgctccattcacctccgggcctcaggccctttaccCCTCCGCTGAGGGTTAAGAtttacctggactaatcagtgggatagattcttatctctatacttcctctctcttctcatgtaaataaatttccataaaagtcaattttgatttgagattattcttaattgaggattgataatagttaaacCCTCTGGCGACCATccttaatatattgaacccataaaacccctttttcacccttacacaaCTACTGGATAAATTTTACCTATTTAATAAGCAAAAGATATAGTGCTTATCCTTTAAGGTCCCCTACTTCCACAATCAATTCCATATGTCTCTTTCCGCACAAATTACCTtgtagtttctctttctatactGTGTATATACgcacaaatgtatatatgtatatatgcatgtaagtatgtatgtatctttctttttttcttccttccttctttccttccttccttccttctttccttccttccttccttccttccttccttccttcctttctttctttctttctttctttctttctttctttctttctttctttctttctttctttctttctttctttctttctttctttctttcttatctatctatctatctatctatctatctatctatctatctatctatctatctatctatctctgttgTCTTCTCTTATAAAATGGGAGCTCCTGGAAGGCTAGGACTATTTTAGGTTTGCCATTGGTCTTGTTGACTGATATTATGAACATTGTaagttttattttcaaaacatttcaGGTCACTTCTATCACAACTAACAGAATGAGGAATTTTATATTGTAAAATTTTTTGCTTTGGAAGGAAAGAAACCCCAAACAAATGTGAAGCAGGTGTCCTGGGCAGGAATGCTCAGTATAGACTACCATCCTTAATCTAGACAAAAAGCTTACTGATTACCTTGAGAAGATCAGGAtcaattcctttaatttttggaACTGGAACTGGGGGCAGAATCAGCAGCTTGATCCTTtcaaacaaaattaagaaaaatggtctgattaatttttaaaatacatatttcattctttcaaagggtagaaaaatataatattggAAACACCGCCCTTATTCCAGAAACGTTATCacaaagaaggagaagagaaaatggaagatacAAAAGGAAGTAAGAGAAATTATAGGAAAAGGTAGAAAGGAGTGcagcaaaatatatatttttactatatattttttactcATATTAAGGGCAGCTCTCTGGCACCCTACTCTCTTGATGTACACGTAGTAGGCTAATAGCTAGTTTCAGTTTTTAGAGTGAGATTCAATAATAGTTTCTGGGTAAGTTACAAGAAAGCAACTGTAGTGGGGCTtttgtttaattttcaaaaaagaacacAGGGGAAAAAGGAATCTCTCTTGTTTTCTTGGTGAGAGTGAGAGAATCtccatgacttgcccaaagtcccacaggATGTGACAGAAGGAGGTTTCTGTGATTCCAAATTTAtgactcccccccaccccccaccccaatcacAAGATACCTCTCATTATGATCTAAGAGCAGGATGGAACCCAAAGAcaatctagttcagtgatggcaaaccttatGGCATGGATGCCAGAGATGGCATACAgggctctctctgtgggcatgtggccaccctcccttccccctagagttcattactagaaagacagaggacttgggtggagctgctcccctcttctTCTGCATCatgctgatgacattttttcacatcctctgccctctgcccagcagcctaatgagagtgctttttccctcccctgtgtggggtaagggggtggtgGGGTAAGCCCAACAAGTGGTGGTGGGAAGGGGCATGGCACACTGTCTTTGGGGGATGGAGTGGGGCCATGGCctgtcactctgtctctaaaaggtttaccatcactggtctagtcc encodes:
- the GHR gene encoding growth hormone receptor, which gives rise to MMLRSRDASMMLSEIKVMFKKRTDEEWKECPDYVSAGENSCYFNSSYTSIWTPYCIKLRNISHELEKRCFTVDEIVQPDPPIGLNWTLLNTSLTGIHADIQVRWGPPPNADVQKGWILLEYELQYKEINDTQWKKVRCQYGIFEEILWLFLFCISDFQFPWFLIIIFGIFGLTVVLFVFILSKQQRIKLLILPPVPVPKIKGIDPDLLKKGKLEEVNTILASHDSYKPQFYNDDSWVEFIELDIDDPDEKTEESDTDRLLSSDRQKSLNYLGAKDDDSGRTSCYEPDILETDLSTNDSCDGTSDIAHSQRMKGKADLLCLDPKNEESPPTCDAPTTLPPSGVLLSEGGKPRPLLTNGIESASLPVHTQLSNQSSLANIDFYAQVSDITPAGSVVLSPGQKNKAGISPCDGHREASLCQGNFIMDNTYFCEADAKKCVSMAPHAEPEPRMEPSFSQEDVYITTESLTTTAVSSGIAGGPSNPEMPVPDYTSIHIVQSPQGLVLNATALPVPDKEFLTSCGYVSTDQLNKIMP